The Plasmodium gaboni strain SY75 chromosome 9, whole genome shotgun sequence DNA segment tataatatttatgcgtttatatatattttattttgtgctatttaaaatttaattataagTTGAGACCTTTGTTgtatcaaatatatatatatatatatatatatatatatatatttatttattttcatttttatttatttttatatatttttataaataaattaagCCTTGTCGTTTAATTTTATCTTACCCCATTTTGTATACAATGTCGTCAGATATGTCAAAGGAAAACATTTCACAACTAAAGTATGAAGGAGAATCAGGGAAGGATCTAAAAATTAATAAGTGGATTGTATTAGTTTTATATTCCATAGTATCTTCACTTGCTACATTTGTTCATGCTGGATTTAGTGGATGGCAACCTATAATATACAAGACGGGTGCTTTTTCTGAATTATGTAAGGAAGGTGATGAAGTGCAAATATTTAAAGTAGATGAgaatatatcatataattcatGTGGTAATAGAGATGCAGctataaataatttatttacattatcattctttttacattttttcttatcatCAATGAGTGGATTTATTTTAGATACATTTGGAGAGAAAGTATGTTTCTTATGTGGACAAATTATATTAGCTTTAgcttttttttcattagcagtattaaaattttcataCGTATGgtatatattctttttcttATTGGGTGTATCAGCTGATTTGTCGTTTATACCTTTGTTAAAAATATCTAAATATTTCCCAGGACAAGaatcattaatatttgGAATTTTAGGCTCAGCTAGATCTACTGGTTTTGCTGTAggtttattattaaaaattgctttcttttatttatttaaatttgGTGATAATGagttttatatattatgtgtaatttatttatgCACATGTATATTATTCTCATTTCTTGTGggtatatttattatgcCTGGTAAAAGTActaatattaaattatcaATACAAGGGCAAgataatatacaaattaATAGTGAGCGTGCTACTGGATCATCAATGAcagataaaaataaaaataatatgaacaataataataataataataatggtatatatgaagaaatGGAAAACTTAGAAAGTGGTAGAAGATCATCAGTTAATATGTCAGAAAGAAATATTTCATCTAAACAACAAGTTAATAATACATCTCTttttgattatataaaatcatTATGGGCACATCCACAAAAATGGGAATATTTAATAACAGTTTTTATATGTAGTTCAAGTATGATCAGAtttgattattttattaaaacaaataGATCTTTCTTTATGACTACTGCATATGATCTAACAACAgtattttcattatcaACAGTTTTATCATTCTTGCCATCACCACTCTTTGGATATATAAGTGGAAAATTAGGTTCTATATATGgaatattaattaataatttatttatattattaacatatgtatgtgttttatttaatcctatattattcaaatatatggctatattcttattcttcttcttcataTCATTTGCCTTTTCATGTTTCTACTGTTATGTTgatgaaaaatattcaaaagAACATTTTGGAAAATTATGTGGTATTATGTTTGCTGTAAGTGCAATATGTTTGAGTAtcaatttttatttgaCATACCTAACAGATGTTGTATATGCTAAACTAGG contains these protein-coding regions:
- a CDS encoding putative transporter, producing MSSDMSKENISQLKYEGESGKDLKINKWIVLVLYSIVSSLATFVHAGFSGWQPIIYKTGAFSELCKEGDEVQIFKVDENISYNSCGNRDAAINNLFTLSFFLHFFLSSMSGFILDTFGEKVCFLCGQIILALAFFSLAVLKFSYVWYIFFFLLGVSADLSFIPLLKISKYFPGQESLIFGILGSARSTGFAVGLLLKIAFFYLFKFGDNEFYILCVIYLCTCILFSFLVGIFIMPGKSTNIKLSIQGQDNIQINSERATGSSMTDKNKNNMNNNNNNNNGIYEEMENLESGRRSSVNMSERNISSKQQVNNTSLFDYIKSLWAHPQKWEYLITVFICSSSMIRFDYFIKTNRSFFMTTAYDLTTVFSLSTVLSFLPSPLFGYISGKLGSIYGILINNLFILLTYVCVLFNPILFKYMAIFLFFFFISFAFSCFYCYVDEKYSKEHFGKLCGIMFAVSAICLSINFYLTYLTDVVYAKLGENKHLPVTYGLNVLGLVSLMGCIYLKVSEKKKAKN